Within the Leptospira stimsonii genome, the region ATTCTTTTCTAAGAGATTTTTGATGTTCTTCACGATTTCCCCTACATTCAAGGAGTTCGTCGTGGATTTTCGAATCTGAGAGCCTCCGTCCTTTTCATCTTCTTGAGGAACCGCCTTTCGGTTGAAAAATTCACTCAAAGAAAAACTTACCAAGATGGAATGGAACGGTAAAAATAAAACAACTCCAAAAACGGAGAACGAATTGAAGGGATAAAAATCAAAATGAAAAATCGTCTTATAAGTATCCAAAAATAAGAACGCCGTCCAGGAGGCGGTGTAGATAAAACCGATGGAAGAATTCGGACGAAAGAACTGATAGTGAACTCGTACGAAGTAGAAAAGAGAAAGTCCGACCGTTGCAATCAAAAGAAGAATTCGATGTTCGTACCAGGAAGGAAGCAACGGAATTAAAGTATGAAGCGCTCCTAATGCGCCTGCGATCCAGAAGAACATGGATCTATATACGCGTTTTTCATTGGATTTATCGATGGAGAAAAGGTAGAGAAAAAGAAAAATATGAGATATCCCGAGAAAGAGAAAATAACTGTGTCGAAAAAGATTATTGGTATTACCCGCAATTTGGGCGAAAGTTTTTCCATGTAAAAAATAAAACGTAAGTAAAACGGAGAGGATGTACAACGGAAGTGTAATAAAAACCGCATTCTTGAATCGATAGTAGCAGAAGAAAGAATACAAAATTGCGATGGCTACGATACCGATAATAGAATAGGGAATAATCGATCTCAGTCTTTTGTGAAGTTCGTACTCTTCCAATCCGAGAATTCTAATTTGATAGTTAATATCCTCGTTTGAGGAAACGTAAAGATAAAGAATTCTACTTTCACCCGCGTTCAAATCGATTTTGAAATGAGGAAGGCGTGTCAGAATTTTTTCGTCTTCTTCACCATGGATATAACCGGAATTCGCGGATATAAACTTTCCCTGCTTGTCGAAATAGCAAAGCTGTGTTTCGGGGACATTCAACCAAGCGAGCATCAAGATTCTACTTTGTGCTTCCGAGCTTTCGTTTTTTACACTAAACCGAAGCCAATTTCCAAATGGAGTTCGCTTCACACGTAAAACCTGCCCGACGGTCGGATGCCATTCCAGATCTTCTAAACCTGAGATATGTTCCGGTGAACATCCCGCAAATTGTTGTCCCCTATATCGATATTCTACGAGAGAACTAATGTTTTTAACCGAAGTATTTCCATCCAAAATAACCGATTCAGGGTGGGAGAAGATTGGAGAAAAAGAAATCAGTAATCCCAAAAAGAACGAAATCCTTTTTAAAATAAGAATTCTATTCTGCATGAAATTCACTAAATTTTCGAAATATTGAATGATGATTTGAAAGTAGGACATCGTTGCTAAGGGAACTGAGTTCAAAGAATAATTCCAATTTTTGTATATTCCTCAAAAATAAAATTTTCTTTCGTTCTTTTTCCGTTTTGGATTTTTTCCTGAAAATGTATGTAAGACCAGTACTTTTTTTATAAAAGAAACTGAAAAATTCAAATTGTTCGATCCTAAGTTTAAAACGGACGGTATGAAATTGAATTTGTCCAATTTTATAAAGTTAGACAGATTTCAGAAGCAAATCCCCACCTCTAAAATTTTACCAAAAACCCTGAGATTTCGGTTTAACTTGGAAACAAATATTCTAGAAATTAGGAAAACTATCCGAAAAATAAGCAACTTCGATAAACGTGAATCCAATTTTTTGAATCTCTTTGGATTGCTTCTTTACGATACTATGTCGCCTCTTTATTCTTCGTTTCCAAATCTTTCAGAATGCGTAGATTTTAAAAAATCCAAAAAATGATTGTCCAATTTTATAATCTTGGAAAGTCTATTCCTTCAGTAGGGGAGTCACTGAATAGGTTTCAAAAATTCTTTCGCCCCTAGTAAATTTGGATTCGAGCCGATTGATTTGTTTTTTCAAATCTGTCGGTTGCAGACCTAAAATCATGGAGTTAGCTAACTATGGACATGCACGCAATATTAGAGAATGTGCTGAACCCGCCAGTCTTGTTCTTCTTCCTCGGTATGGGAGTTGTCGTTTTTAAATCGGATCTGGTTATTCCGGACTCGTTGTCTAAATTCTTCTCGATGTATTTGCTCTTCGCCATCGGTTTCAAAGGCGGACACGAATTATCACGAACCGCTTTTAGCCAGGAGCATTTGTTCACTCTGATCGCTTGTTCGGTAATGGCGACTTTAGTTCCCATTTACGCTTACTTCGTATTAAA harbors:
- a CDS encoding helix-turn-helix domain-containing protein produces the protein MQNRILILKRISFFLGLLISFSPIFSHPESVILDGNTSVKNISSLVEYRYRGQQFAGCSPEHISGLEDLEWHPTVGQVLRVKRTPFGNWLRFSVKNESSEAQSRILMLAWLNVPETQLCYFDKQGKFISANSGYIHGEEDEKILTRLPHFKIDLNAGESRILYLYVSSNEDINYQIRILGLEEYELHKRLRSIIPYSIIGIVAIAILYSFFCYYRFKNAVFITLPLYILSVLLTFYFLHGKTFAQIAGNTNNLFRHSYFLFLGISHIFLFLYLFSIDKSNEKRVYRSMFFWIAGALGALHTLIPLLPSWYEHRILLLIATVGLSLFYFVRVHYQFFRPNSSIGFIYTASWTAFLFLDTYKTIFHFDFYPFNSFSVFGVVLFLPFHSILVSFSLSEFFNRKAVPQEDEKDGGSQIRKSTTNSLNVGEIVKNIKNLLEKNKVYLQKSLKEENVAKELGLSLHQLSEIINVEFGNNFPSLINQYRIEESKRLLLDHPEETTAEIGSRAGFSSKSTFYMEFKKLTGTNPNAFRRKKIKSEAAFGKRA